The genomic region GTTTCGAGGGTTTTGGGAACCTTGCCGTGATTTTGACAATGTTATGAAAAAATGTCTTATTATTGAGAACAGCTTTAAAGAAGACTCTTTTGCCATAGGCAGGGAAATCGACGAGTTTTTGTCCATGCGAAACATAAAGGCTTCGCATTTCGTCATAGCCGAGGATTCTAAAAAGACAAAGATAGACAGCGTCCCTTTTTGCGGAAATGATTTTGTTATAACCTTGGGCGGCGACGGGACCGTTCTTTTTGCCGCACGCGGCAGCGCTCCGTGGAACATACCCGTGTTCCCCGTGAACTTAGGCCTATTCGGTTTTATCGCCGGAGTACAAAGAAATTCATGGCGATCGGATTTGGATTTATTTATAGAAGGGAAACTTGAAGCCGTCGGTCGCAACATGATTCAGGTAGATGTTTTTCGCAATAAAAAAAAGATTTTTTCTTCGAACAGCTTAAACGACGTAGTGCTCACGTCTTTGCTGCACGTTCAAATGCTTTCTTTCGACGTCGTTTACAACAAATCCTTGCTGGGGCATTTTAAAGCCGACGGAATAATCGTAGCCACAGCGACAGGCTCGACCGCATACTCGGTTTCCGCCGGAGGCCCCATTGTAGATCCTGAACTTGACGCCTTTGTGTTGACTTCAATAAATTCCTTTTCTCTGTCGGTACGGCCTTTAGTCTTTAATCCTGAAGGAAAATTATCGATAACGATGCTTCCATGGCGAAACAATTCCGTAAGAGCCGTCATAGACGGGCAGGACGCCGTAGAGCTCACCGCCGACGATACTGTGGTCATAACAAAATCCCCGCACAAGGCTCTGCTCGCGGGCTGTACGATCGGCAATTTTTATGAGGCGCTCCGTTCAAAATTGAATTGGGCGGGAGGGCCGCATGCTTGAGAGGCTCACAATAAAAGACTATGCGCTAATCGATAGCGCTGACATAGAATTTTCGGACGGTTTTACCGTCCTTTCAGGCGAAACGGGTGCGGGAAAGTCGATCTTAATCGGAGCCCTTTCCTTTGTTTTGGGCGGAAAAGCTTTTTCTGTTGAACAGATAAGAAGCGGTGCAAATGAAGCTTCCGTGAGCGCAGTGTTTACGATTGAGCCGCCCGTTTTTAAAACCGTGCAGGTCGCAGCAAACGACGATTCCGGCAGCGAGTCTTTACCGCGCAGCGCCGGAGAATGGCTTTTTAGGCACGGAATCGAAGCGGAAGACAACACGGTTGTGCTTCGCCGTTTTATCCGTTCAAGCGGCAAGGGCGGCGCATGGATTCAAAGCACTCCCGTTTCAAGGAGCGATCTGGCGGAGTTTTCGTCTTTTTTAATAGACATTCACGGCCAGCACGAACATCAGTCGCTTATGAGAGTTTCCGAACATCGCGTTTTTTTGGATCTGTGGGCGGGAATAGAAGGACAGGTGGATTCTTTTACGCATATGTATACGCAGCTTGCCGCGAATCGGCGGCGGCTGGGCGAAATCGCTTCTTCGCAGGCGGAACGCGAACAAAAAACAGAAATGCTTTCATTTGCCGTAAACGAAATCAACGAAGCGAAACTGATACCGGGAGAGGACGCGGCTCTTGA from Treponema parvum harbors:
- a CDS encoding NAD(+)/NADH kinase, which produces MKKCLIIENSFKEDSFAIGREIDEFLSMRNIKASHFVIAEDSKKTKIDSVPFCGNDFVITLGGDGTVLFAARGSAPWNIPVFPVNLGLFGFIAGVQRNSWRSDLDLFIEGKLEAVGRNMIQVDVFRNKKKIFSSNSLNDVVLTSLLHVQMLSFDVVYNKSLLGHFKADGIIVATATGSTAYSVSAGGPIVDPELDAFVLTSINSFSLSVRPLVFNPEGKLSITMLPWRNNSVRAVIDGQDAVELTADDTVVITKSPHKALLAGCTIGNFYEALRSKLNWAGGPHA